The Deltaproteobacteria bacterium CG11_big_fil_rev_8_21_14_0_20_49_13 genome has a segment encoding these proteins:
- the cydB gene encoding cytochrome d ubiquinol oxidase subunit II, producing the protein MSFLQVTWYFIILALLTVYAVLDGFDLGAGILSLFAGREDDKRAIYAAIGPFWDGNEVWLLTGGGAIFAAFPHVYATVFSGFYLAFMLLLAALIFRAAAIEFRNKHDSAAWHKLWDVSFGLGSLLAALLFGVAIGNILRGISLNAGMDYAGTFLELLNPYALTFGLLSVLMFAVHGALFIKNRASGDISLLSTYFAKYAAYSYLIIFLEVLLLSYIWQKHLFVNFATHPQLWALPVLSIIMIVKTARFGSFVSSTIAIISNFGMIGAALFPMIVPARNGEEFSLTLMNSSSSPLTLTVMIIIAIIGMPLVIGYTIWSYTLFGKQPRAKQTQGRL; encoded by the coding sequence ATGAGCTTTCTACAGGTTACATGGTATTTTATCATACTGGCGCTATTGACGGTCTATGCCGTCCTCGACGGCTTTGACCTTGGCGCCGGGATACTTTCTCTCTTCGCCGGAAGGGAAGATGACAAACGCGCTATCTACGCGGCAATAGGTCCATTTTGGGACGGTAACGAGGTGTGGCTGCTTACCGGCGGCGGCGCCATATTCGCCGCGTTCCCCCACGTTTATGCAACCGTATTCTCGGGATTCTATCTGGCGTTCATGCTGCTTTTGGCCGCGCTCATCTTCCGCGCGGCTGCCATAGAATTCAGGAACAAGCATGATTCGGCCGCTTGGCACAAGCTCTGGGATGTTTCGTTCGGGCTGGGCAGTCTCCTGGCGGCGCTTCTTTTCGGCGTTGCGATAGGCAACATCCTTCGCGGTATCTCCCTGAACGCCGGAATGGACTACGCCGGAACGTTCCTTGAACTCTTGAACCCGTACGCCCTCACCTTTGGACTACTTTCGGTCTTGATGTTCGCGGTGCATGGTGCCCTTTTCATCAAGAACAGGGCGTCCGGCGACATTTCGCTTCTTTCCACCTATTTTGCAAAATATGCCGCGTATAGCTACCTTATCATCTTTCTTGAGGTCCTTCTCCTGTCATATATATGGCAGAAGCATCTGTTCGTGAACTTCGCGACCCATCCTCAGCTCTGGGCTCTGCCGGTCCTCTCCATTATAATGATAGTGAAGACGGCCAGGTTCGGCTCATTTGTCTCATCAACGATAGCGATTATCTCCAACTTTGGGATGATCGGTGCCGCGCTCTTTCCCATGATCGTCCCTGCAAGGAACGGCGAAGAGTTCAGCCTTACCCTTATGAACTCTTCTTCTTCCCCTCTGACCTTAACGGTAATGATCATCATCGCGATCATCGGTATGCCGCTTGTGATAGGATATACGATCTGGAGCTACACTTTGTTTGGAAAACAGCCTCGCGCAAAACAAACTCAAGGGCGCCTCTAA